Within the Terriglobia bacterium genome, the region CGGAGGAAGCGGGATACATCACCGGTCACGTGCTGAACGTGAACGGCGGGATGCTGATGGGATGAAACCATCGCAGATCGCAAGAGTCAGATTGCAGAAGTAAGAAGCGAGGGCGAGGCTCCGGCGCTACGTTGGTATGGCGGAAGCAGCAAAGCAGACTGCGATCTCCATCGTTGAGGCAAGCACGCCGGAGCAAGTCGAGCAGGCGCGGGCGCTGTTCCTGGAGTACGCCGACTCGCTGGGGTTCAGCCTGTGCTTCCAATCGTTCGACCAGGAACTGGCGGAGCTGCCGGGGAAGTACGCGCGGCCGGAAGGACGATTGCTGCTTGCGTTTCAGGGCGGGCGGATCGCGGGATGCGTCGCGATGCGCAGACTCGAGGGCGACATCTGCGAGATGAAGCGGCTGTATGTGCGCCCGGACTTCCGCGGGACCGGGGCGGGCCGGACGCTTGCGCAGCGCATCATCGCGGAAGCGAAAGCCGCGGGATACCGGCGGATGCGGTTGGATACCATCACCGGCAAGATGGATCGGGCCATCGCGTTATATCGCGCGCTGGGATTCCGCGAGATCCCGCCCTACGGGATACACCCGATTTCGGGAACATTATTCATGGAATTGACCCTGTAGCAGCAGATCTTCGGGCGCTGCGGCATCGCCCGAGGCCGGCCTCAGGAGAAAAAGATTCTTCTTGCAAGGCGCACCCACTCTGATTACTATGCGGGCACTCCC harbors:
- a CDS encoding GNAT family N-acetyltransferase, yielding MAEAAKQTAISIVEASTPEQVEQARALFLEYADSLGFSLCFQSFDQELAELPGKYARPEGRLLLAFQGGRIAGCVAMRRLEGDICEMKRLYVRPDFRGTGAGRTLAQRIIAEAKAAGYRRMRLDTITGKMDRAIALYRALGFREIPPYGIHPISGTLFMELTL